Proteins encoded by one window of Cannabis sativa cultivar Pink pepper isolate KNU-18-1 chromosome 4, ASM2916894v1, whole genome shotgun sequence:
- the LOC115713753 gene encoding precursor of CEP8-like: MKVAIFLIIFLVLCNELIVNIEARNMRPNKKHKKGSNSKHGLHQKSSNTLSNASKGDYYSNDHHHKQVKDQQTSKAEHVIDDFRPTSPGHSPGVGHSIHN, encoded by the coding sequence ATGAAGGTGGCAATTTTCTTGATCATCTTCTTGGTGTTATGTAATGAATTGATCGTGAATATTGAGGCAAGGAATATGAGGCCTAATAAGAAGCACAAGAAAGGGTCAAACTCAAAGCATGGTCTTCATCAGAAAAGTAGTAATACTTTGAGTAATGCATCAAAGGGTGATTATTATTCTAATGATCATCACCACAAACAAGTAAAAGATCAACAAACTAGTAAAGCTGAACATGTTATCGATGATTTCAGGCCAACTTCACCAGGTCACAGTCCGGGTGTTGGTCACTCCATTCacaactaa